Proteins encoded in a region of the Synechococcus sp. BIOS-U3-1 genome:
- a CDS encoding DUF3593 domain-containing protein encodes MPDFDPSPLFALSLFPYLIFLYYLGQRRLLPALSRRGFQLTLLFVGMTIAAALIADLQFGSELVAIDPLHGGAEAFLTLSNAVIVAGLIGYQKVLR; translated from the coding sequence ATGCCTGACTTCGATCCATCACCGTTGTTCGCACTCTCCCTGTTTCCCTATCTGATTTTTCTCTATTACCTAGGACAACGTCGATTGCTTCCCGCTCTCAGTCGTCGTGGCTTTCAGCTCACGCTGTTGTTTGTCGGGATGACCATTGCAGCAGCTTTGATTGCTGATCTGCAATTTGGGAGTGAGCTGGTGGCCATTGATCCCCTGCATGGAGGAGCTGAAGCTTTCCTGACGCTGAGCAACGCCGTGATCGTGGCAGGACTGATTGGGTATCAAAAAGTACTGCGATGA
- a CDS encoding DUF2499 domain-containing protein has translation MHALSLGTWWIHWASVAEWLIAIVLIHQYKPVGQEASTQRIAWAMLPALVSAMAACTWHLYDNAEELRWLVTLQASFTLIGNAMLAWAAWSIKAPTNFEDQL, from the coding sequence ATGCACGCGCTATCGCTAGGGACGTGGTGGATTCATTGGGCCTCCGTGGCTGAATGGCTGATAGCCATCGTGCTGATTCATCAATACAAGCCCGTTGGTCAGGAAGCATCCACTCAGCGAATCGCCTGGGCGATGCTTCCTGCTTTGGTGAGTGCAATGGCAGCGTGCACATGGCACCTCTACGACAACGCTGAAGAGTTGCGCTGGCTAGTGACGCTCCAGGCATCATTCACCTTGATCGGCAACGCCATGCTGGCCTGGGCCGCATGGTCAATCAAAGCGCCAACAAACTTTGAGGATCAGCTCTGA